In Paenibacillus sonchi, a single genomic region encodes these proteins:
- a CDS encoding sugar phosphate isomerase/epimerase family protein, with product MARPVITNKIGVIVDSFQVGVKEGLRKAKEAGADGVQIYAVQGEFDPANLSPAARREWKDYIASLGLEISALVGDLGGHGFQDPAQNRAKIDKSKRIMELAKELGTDIVTTHIGIVPPNRDSQIYETMHIACEELSRYAHEMNAYFAIETGPETAAHLKMFLDGLGTKGVSVNFDPANMVMVTGDDPVQGVHALKDYIVHTHAKDGVKLAEIDPRNVYGQYGYEAPALDHEKVAEMAETGQAFREVPLGTGSVDWNGYLQALNDIGYKGYLTIEREVGSNPEADIRLAVEFLKGFRA from the coding sequence ATGGCTAGACCTGTGATCACTAATAAAATCGGTGTCATCGTAGACAGCTTTCAGGTTGGAGTGAAGGAGGGCTTGCGCAAGGCGAAGGAAGCGGGCGCTGATGGCGTGCAGATTTATGCGGTGCAGGGTGAATTCGATCCGGCGAATCTCTCGCCGGCTGCCCGCCGGGAATGGAAGGATTATATTGCTTCGCTGGGGCTTGAAATCTCTGCCCTTGTTGGCGACCTAGGGGGCCATGGCTTCCAGGACCCTGCGCAGAACCGGGCCAAAATCGACAAGTCCAAACGCATTATGGAGCTGGCCAAAGAGCTGGGTACGGATATCGTGACTACCCACATTGGTATTGTTCCTCCGAACCGGGACAGCCAAATCTACGAAACCATGCATATTGCCTGCGAAGAGCTAAGCCGGTATGCACATGAGATGAATGCTTACTTCGCCATTGAGACCGGGCCGGAAACTGCCGCACATTTGAAAATGTTCCTGGATGGGCTGGGCACAAAAGGGGTTTCCGTCAATTTTGACCCGGCCAATATGGTCATGGTGACCGGAGATGATCCGGTGCAGGGTGTTCATGCCCTGAAAGACTACATTGTGCATACCCATGCCAAGGATGGCGTCAAGCTGGCAGAGATCGATCCGCGTAATGTATACGGCCAATACGGCTATGAAGCACCTGCGCTGGACCATGAAAAAGTCGCGGAAATGGCAGAGACCGGCCAGGCATTCCGCGAGGTTCCGCTGGGGACAGGGAGTGTGGATTGGAACGGCTATCTTCAGGCGCTGAACGATATCGGCTACAAAGGGTACCTGACGATTGAACGCGAAGTCGGCAGCAACCCGGAGGCGGACATCCGGTTAGCCGTTGAATTCCTGAAAGGGTTCCGGGCATAG
- a CDS encoding sugar phosphate isomerase/epimerase family protein — protein sequence MKLGISTYSLHSAFAAGELTLKGVLETIADLGAEHAEIVPLGFNLIDNPELVGVILQTAADRGLELSNYAIGANFAGLEAAERQRELERVKREVDVCAALGIQRMRHDVASSPDLSIARFLEELPQLAEACREIADYASGFGITTSVENHGYFIQHSDRVQALVNAVGRDNFRTTLDVGNFLCADENPLIAVASNLKLASMVHLKDFYIRPQDQHPGEGWFQSSGGNWLRGAIVGQGDIDMPRVLQLVKESGYDGYISIEFEGMEECRKGTRLGLEYVKRTWNAL from the coding sequence ATGAAGCTGGGGATCAGCACCTATAGTCTGCATTCGGCTTTTGCAGCCGGAGAGCTGACACTGAAGGGCGTCCTTGAGACAATTGCCGATCTGGGAGCAGAACATGCGGAGATTGTGCCCCTGGGCTTCAATCTGATCGACAATCCGGAGCTGGTGGGTGTCATCCTCCAGACAGCAGCAGACCGCGGCCTCGAATTGTCCAACTATGCGATCGGAGCAAATTTTGCCGGGCTGGAGGCAGCAGAGCGGCAGCGGGAACTGGAGCGGGTCAAGCGGGAAGTGGATGTATGTGCGGCACTTGGCATTCAGCGGATGCGGCATGATGTGGCTTCATCACCCGATCTGTCGATCGCCCGCTTTTTGGAGGAGCTGCCGCAGCTGGCCGAAGCCTGCCGTGAAATTGCAGATTATGCATCCGGCTTTGGCATTACAACCAGTGTGGAGAATCACGGATATTTTATTCAGCACAGCGACCGTGTGCAGGCGCTGGTAAATGCCGTGGGCCGGGACAATTTCCGTACGACACTGGACGTTGGCAACTTTCTGTGTGCCGATGAGAATCCGCTGATCGCTGTGGCCAGCAACCTGAAGCTGGCTTCCATGGTTCATCTCAAGGATTTCTACATCCGTCCACAGGACCAGCATCCGGGAGAAGGGTGGTTCCAGTCCTCCGGCGGGAATTGGCTCAGGGGTGCTATTGTCGGCCAGGGCGACATAGATATGCCGCGTGTACTCCAACTGGTGAAGGAAAGCGGGTATGACGGCTATATCTCCATCGAATTCGAAGGGATGGAAGAATGCCGCAAGGGAACCAGACTGGGTCTGGAATACGTCAAGCGGACATGGAACGCACTCTAA
- a CDS encoding Gfo/Idh/MocA family protein produces the protein MDMIRIGVIGTGSISGMHLNAYRNNPQTVVYAVCDLNEERARAAAAEYGAGKVYTDYRALLADSGVDAVSICTWNNSHAEISIAALKAGKHVLVEKPLCRTLEEAVQVQQAVEESGKILQVGFVRRYDANVQLLQKLVGAGEFGEIYYAKATTLRRLGNPGGWFSDIERSGGGPLIDIGVHVIDLCWYLMGRPKPVSVSANTYRKLGNRANVENLSFYKAADYDAANNTVEDLANALIRFENGASLLVDVSFTLHAKEDGRSVSLYGEKGGFEIDPETVIVSERANTIVNIYPQTDHKGFDFNSAFQNEIDHFTHCVQSGSQPLSPVQDGVAIMRILSGIYESAAKGEEVKL, from the coding sequence ATGGATATGATCAGGATTGGCGTAATAGGAACGGGCTCCATTTCGGGCATGCATCTGAATGCCTACCGGAATAATCCGCAGACGGTTGTATATGCGGTGTGCGACCTGAACGAAGAGCGCGCAAGGGCGGCAGCCGCCGAGTATGGCGCCGGAAAAGTGTATACGGATTACCGCGCGCTGCTGGCTGATTCCGGCGTCGATGCGGTCAGTATCTGCACCTGGAACAATTCCCACGCTGAGATTAGCATTGCGGCGCTGAAGGCCGGCAAGCATGTGCTGGTGGAGAAGCCGCTCTGCCGCACGCTGGAGGAAGCTGTTCAGGTTCAGCAGGCAGTGGAAGAGAGCGGCAAGATTTTGCAAGTGGGCTTTGTACGCCGCTACGATGCCAACGTCCAGCTGCTTCAGAAGCTGGTGGGGGCAGGGGAGTTCGGCGAAATTTATTATGCGAAGGCGACAACCTTGCGGCGTCTGGGCAATCCGGGCGGCTGGTTCTCTGATATTGAACGCTCGGGCGGTGGGCCGCTGATCGACATCGGAGTCCATGTGATCGATTTATGCTGGTATTTGATGGGCCGCCCGAAGCCGGTTTCCGTAAGCGCCAACACGTACCGGAAGCTGGGCAACCGGGCTAATGTGGAGAACCTTTCTTTCTATAAAGCTGCCGACTACGATGCGGCGAACAACACGGTGGAGGATCTGGCAAATGCGCTGATCCGGTTCGAGAACGGCGCTTCGCTGCTGGTGGATGTCAGCTTTACGCTGCATGCCAAGGAAGACGGGCGGTCAGTGAGCCTCTACGGTGAGAAAGGCGGCTTTGAAATCGATCCGGAGACGGTCATCGTCAGTGAGCGGGCGAATACCATCGTTAATATCTATCCGCAGACCGATCATAAGGGATTTGATTTCAACAGTGCATTCCAGAACGAGATAGACCATTTCACCCATTGCGTGCAGAGCGGCTCGCAGCCGCTAAGTCCTGTACAGGACGGGGTGGCAATCATGAGGATTCTTAGCGGGATCTACGAATCGGCAGCCAAAGGTGAAGAGGTGAAATTATGA